CTCGAACTCGGCCTCGAGGGGACGAACATCCCGGTGTACGACGACGTAACGCCGCCGGTCACCGAAGAAGAAATGTTCTCGGGGTCGAATCGCGGGTATCTCACGTTCAAGACCGGACAACTTGCCGAGTCAGTGCGCATCTCGGGCAGTCCGTTGCTCGACCTACTCGTCGCCTCGTCTGACGATTCGACGCACTTCACGCCCGTCCTGTTCGACGAAGCGCCCGACGGCAGCACGGAAGTCATCACCCGAGGCTTCCTGAACGCGCGAAACCGCGGCGGTCTCGACCAGTCAGAACCCGTCACCACAGACGACACCTACCGCGCCCCGGTCGAACTGTGGGACGTCGATTGGGAACTGCCCGCGGGCCACCGTCTCGGACTGGTCGTGGCCTCTGACAACGCAGACTGGGCGCTCGACGACCCCGATGGCGAGAGCACGAACGAACTCCTCCTCGACGCCGGCGGCGCAGACGGGTCGCATCTTTGCTTGCCCGTCAGCGAAGGCGACGCCCGCGCAACCACGCTTTCCGTCTCGGGAACGCGCGAAGACGACGGCTCCGTATTCACGGGCGGGCAGACGAATCAGATAGACCTTACCGTCAAGGCGTCAGCGCCGGCCGTCGTCCGCGACTACGTTCCCGGCGGCTGGACCGTCCTCGACGCGGGCGACGTCTCCCACACCGAACCCGCCAGCGACGGGCAGGGCAAGTACGTCTACTTCGACACCGACCCGGCCGAGACGGTTGCTGTCACCTACTTCGTCGAAACGCCCGCGGGGGCGACGGCGACCGGGTCGTACGACTTCGGGCCCGTCGAGGCGCGGGCGGCGGCTGGACAGGTCTGGCTCGGCGTGAATGGGACGACGGACGAAAATACGGTCGTCGGCCAGCATACCTAGACGCGACGGGTCAGCATGTCGACGACGTTGTGTCGGATGGCCTGAATCCGGTCTACCGTCTTCGCGCCGTCTGCGAGGACGGGATACGACACGTCGAGGGGTCTGTACAGGTAGTCGTGGAACGACCCGCTGTCGGTGCGACGGATGCCGAATCTGATACCCTCCTGCATCGCGTGCTGGCGCTCGGTGAGCACGGTCGTCACCCGGTCTTCGATGTCGTCGAGCCGTTCCCATGCGGCGTGGAGGTCGGCGTACGACCGCCGGTAGAACGGTTCACTTGACACGTCGTCGAGTTCTTCCTCGGCCGACTCCAGCAGCGCGGTCGCGTCTTCGAGTTCCTCCAGTTCCCGGTCCAGCGTCCCGAGCATCGCGTCGCGCTGGTCGCGGGCCAGTTCGGCCTGCTGGACGAGCGCCTGCTTCAGCGGCGGGGTGAGTTGTGTGCCGTGCCTCACCGCGCGCGCGAGTTCGTCGCCGAACTCCATCGCCATGTGGACTTCGAGCGATTCGTCGTACTCTTCTGTGAAGTGGGGGACGGTCATCACCGTCTCCTCGAACGCCTCGCGCACCTCGCGGATGGACTGGTCTGCCGACTGGACGTTGGCGACGGTCATGCCACTCGTCTGGACCTGCGTCGTCACCTGTGAGACACTGATTCCGGACAATCGCCGGAGGAACCGTATGTACGCATCGCGCTCTGTCCGCGTCCGCGACGATTCGGTCTCACAGACCCGTCTCGCCTGACCGAGATAGAGCGCGGCGGCAACGAGCGCGAGGGTGAGAATCCCCGCGCCGAGATAGAATAAAAGGTCGCCCAGCTGCTCCGCCCCTGCACACTCGAATGCCCGACACCACGCAGCATTGCCCATTTGTGGGCTGCGCGTGTACACCGCACTCGCCGTGACCCCCGTTGAAACCATGTTGGACTATAACATGGTCTACTGGCGCATAATCGTTGTGTCAGCGGTGGCTATTGTCAGGCACTCACGAGAGTAGTTTGTAGATGCCAGCGACCACGGCCATCTCTTGGCTTGCCTGCTCGATGTTGAAGTACGGTCGTAACACCGGGTTGAACTTCGATTTGTACTGGTTTATGTGCTGGACGTTCGCTCCCGCGAAGTCGTACACGTCAGGCCGTTTTCCGAGAGAATTATTTGTTGAAGAAGAGAGGGCCTGGAACCACCAAATCGGCGAGTGCGGGCCGTCCGCCCCGACTCGCTCGCCGGAACCGTCGCGAGGGTCGGGCCGTCGAAGTACCGTTCGGCCTGGTCTGCGATGCGGTCGATGCCAACCTCGTCTCGTACCTTGTTGAACAGGACGCCCGCGGTGCCCGTCCCGTACAAGCGGGCGTACTCCTGGACCTTGAGCGCCTCAGAGAGTGCCGGAATCGTCAGTTCCAGGACGTCGATGATGGGGTTTGCGAGCACGATGGGCAACACCGCACTCTTGCTGTCGAGGGCCGTCGGAGAGTCCAGAAGAAGCACGTCGGTGTCTGCGGCCAGTTGGGCGACGACGTGTTTGGGTCGGTTGGGGTCTGCGGCCTCGAAATCCGCGAAGTTCATCCCGCAGGGAACGACCTTCATCCCGAACCGCTCGTAGACCGTCGCCTCGACCGGCGCTGGGTCGTCGCTCAACAGCACGTCGTGCAGCGTCGTTTCGACGTCAGCGAGTCCGGCGTGAAACAGCAGGTTCGCCACGCCCGTATCCGCGTCCACGACGGTCACGTCGTACTCGGCGGCGAGCGCCATCCCCAGCGCCAGCGTACTCGTCGTCTTGCCCGTGCCGCCTTTTCTGCTCGCAACCGCGAACGCCTCGACCATTGTATTCATCCAGATTGACATGAAGGGCGAACGTTCGCACATTCCGACCATTGTGAGCACACGACCATGTTCCACTCACACGAGGGCCTGCTGTGGGTTACGATCCCTCGCCCGATAGATACAAACCGGCGTTTTGGCTGGGACGTGGCGGACATTCGAAAGGAGTCTACTGGGTATCGAAACCGGGCCGTGCTCACCGGAGCAGCTGTTTGAGCGGTGGCGTCCCGGTCCGGTTGACCGCTTGCAGGCGTTCGCGTGCTGAGTAGCGTGCTTCTCGCAGGTCGCGGGGGGAAACGTCCTCGCCACGAGCGCGATTCCGGCAGAGTGCGTAGAGTTCGTCGACCGCCTGCTGGTACTCCATGACGTGCTGAACGCACTCGAGGGCGGACCGCAGCGCAGCTGGGTCAGGGGGTTCTTCGAGAAGCTGATAGAAGTCGGCCGTCGAACCGTCCGCCGACCCGATGCCGATGAGCGGCACGGACGCGTAGGTGCTGAACGCGTCTGCGCCGGGAACCGACAAAGAGAGGACGACCACATCTGTGTCCGTGTCTGGTCCGACGGACACGTCCGTAATCGACTCGACGGTTGTCACGTCGTGGTCTGCGAGGGCCTCGGCTACCACGACACTCGTGGCGCTTTCAGCGACGACGACCACGTTCACAGGTCTAGGTCTCCACCGGATGGCATAGATGTTTGGGAGTGCGCACTCGGTTATCCCAACCGTGGACGCACCTTGAGAGAAACTGGATAGCGGCCTGCACCCACATATGTGGCCCGTGATAAATCGTATTCCACGATAGCAAATTCAGTCATCCGGTCTCGAAGAGCCGCCTCCGCACCGTTACAGGAACTCGTGACGGTGCGAATGCGGGTCAGAACACATGTCAATGAGACACGTATTCGGCCATTAGGGATAAGAAGGGGTACACGATAATGTGATGTAATGTACGACCTGACTGGTTTCCAGCGTGACCTGTTGTACGTGATTGCAGGGAAAGAAGAACCGCATGGCCTCGCCATCAAAGAAGAACTCGAAACGTACTACGAGAAGGAGATTCACCACGGGCGACTCTACCCGAACCTCGACACGCTCGTCGACAAGGGCCTCGTCGAGAAGGGCGAACTCGACCGCCGGACGAACTTCTACACGCTCACGCGTCGCGGGCGGCGTGAGATCGAAGCCCGCAAAGATTGGGAAAAGAAGTACCTCGACAACGTGCTGAACGCGGCCACGGCGTAAGCCACGCGACACCCACCTCCACTTTTGTAACAATTGCACGAACGAGCGACAGCTTCGTCCAAATGTTATCCGGTTTTAATTAGACGAGTTTAATTATAGAATAATATATATTCGTGTGAACGAAAGTTAGCTCGCATGGTAGATACTTCACGCCGTCGCTTCCTCAAAGCGAGCGGCCTTCTCGTGGGTGGGATTGCCGCCAGTCCAACAGCCTCCGCCACCGAATCGACCGACCGTTTCATCGTCGAATCGAAGAATCTGCGGGACGCAGACTTCGAAGACGCCGCCCTCACCGTCGTCCATCCCCTTGACGCCCTGGACTACACCGTCGTCTCCGGGACAGAGTCGGCCGTCGCTGACCTCGGTGTCAAATACGAACCAGACCTCGTTTACGAACTCGACCTCCCTGTGACCGCGACGGAAGCCGCGGACGAGCCAGGCTATCCCCTTCAGTGGGACAAACAGGTACAGGACATTCCCGCCGTCCACGACGTGACGCGCGGCGAGGGCACCCGCGTGGCAGTCATCGACTCCGGCGTCTCAGCGAGTCACCCGGACCTCCAGCACGCCGTGAACGTAGACCTCTCTCGGAATTTTACAGGTGACGGCTACGGCGCGGGCCGCGCCGTCGGCGGCGGGCACGGGACCCACGTCGCGGGCATCATCGCCGCGAACGACCAGAACGACGTGGGCGTCACCGGCAGCGCACCGGCGACCGAAATCGTCGATTGTCGCGTGTTCTCGACTGGCCCCTCCGCGAGCTTCGCCGACATTCTCGCCGCCCTCGTGTACGCGGGCGAAATCGGCTGTGATGCCGCGAACATGAGCCTCGGCGCGTACCCCGTCTCGCGACAGGCGAACGGGGAGTTCTACGGAAAGGTACTCAACAACACGACCTCCTACGTGAGCAACCAACTCGGGACACTCATCGTCGCCTCCGCCGGGAACGACGCCGCGGACCTCCAGCACGACGGGAGCGTAATCAGCCTCCCGAACGAGGCAGCGAACATCATGAGCATCAGCGCAACTGGCCCCATCGGCTACATGTGGGGCGAAGAAGGGCTCCGCGAGGAGTTCGTCTCGCCTGCGTTCTACACGAACTACGGCACGAACGCGGTGGACCTCGGCGCGCCCGGCGGCGACGCGGATACCGACGCCATCGATACGGGGGTACCGTGGTTCTACGACCTCGTGTACAACACGTACACCGTCCCGACCTACGACGAAGCGTCGAACTCGTTTACGTTCGAGAACACCTACTCGTGGCTCGCTGGGACGAGCATGGCCGCCCCGCAGGTCGCGGCCGCTGCGGCGCTCGTAAAGAGCGTGAATCAGGACTATTCGGCCACGCAAGTTAGGGACACCCTCGAGGACACCGCAAGCGTGCCGGAAGGCCAGGACAAGGCGTACTACGGGGCGGGCTTCCTCGACCCGCTCGCCGCCGTACTGAACTGAACCACGGAATCGGGACCGTTTCAGTTTTTCCGATTCTGCGACAACCATTCAACTCTATCGAGAGAACGAACTATTTGAGGAGATCGTTCAGACTTGCGCTGGTTAGGTTCATCAAGAGAACAGTGACGTCCTCCCCACCCTGCTCGCTCCCTAAGGTCTATCGCTGAAGGTGAGGTCTTAGCGCCTACACCGATAAAGATAACTCCACGTTCGGTTCGCCGCTTGATGGAGGAAACTTTGATAAGTTCATACAATTAACTCTAAAATTACGAGTTCGATGTCTGATTCAAATCAGAGAACAGCTCGGAGAACATCTCTCGCAGACGAACTTCCTGACTGGTTCGTCTTTGGAGGCGTGTTTGTACTCGCGATGCTCTTTTCAACGTGGCGCGTTGCGTATCTGGAACTGGGCCAGGCGAATACGCTCTTTTACGATGCACAAATAGTCTGGAAACCACTCACAGAGCAGGTGATGGGAGGCGTACCACTGTATACGGGACCTGCAGTCGATAACAAGCCACCACTCTTCCAGTACGTGAATCTCATCGCTGGATACACGGGCGAATACAATATCTCGATGACCCTCCTCGTCGGGATTGCAAACGCACTCACTGCAGGGCTAGTGTACCGCTGGCGAGCCAACCACGGCGAACCACGCGAAGGAATTGCCATTGCGATACTATATCTCGCGACACTGCCGCTTGTGAACGGACTTGTCATCAACGCCCGATCGTTCGCCATGGTCGGATTAATGATTGCTGTGATATACACCCAGCCCGGAATTCGCGGTGGTGCGGTCGCGGTTGCAGGGCTGTTTTCACAGTATAGCTTTTTTGCCGTGCCAGTTCTTGTCGTCCATTCCTCCCAGCGCACGCAGAAACCCCTCCGGTGGCTCATGGTTTTCACGGCCACAGCCCTCTGTATCGTGGGTATGGCGTTTGCTTCTGTAGGAGTCATTTGGGGCACCGAGTCGATGACGAACGCGATGTACTACAGTATGAGTGGAGCTGGCGAGTACGTTACGAGTGGGAACACTCACTCACCGTTCCACTCTGTGACCACCTGGTTTGGTATTCTCAGTCACACGATGGTGAACCTCGCATGGCTGCTCATTCCAACCACTTTGGGTGGACTTCTGGTGGTAATCGAAAGTTTTCGTGTTCCGTGGTCAGAGCGCACGTTCGCTTTAGCGCTCGGCGTTTCGCTCTCACTTCCATTATTCATTCGTTCACTGCTCTATTACTGGATTCCTGCGCTCCCCTTCTTCGGACTTCTCGCGGTACACGCGCTCTCCCGATTTCTAGCAGGCAGTAGCCATGAGGAACGGTAACTAGCACAGCGGACGACGAAGTAGGAAGTCCAATCTTTGCGACCACACTCCCCGATTCGAACTCGTCGTAGGAAAAGTCCGCTCTCCCCGATTTGAACGAAGTGAGACGGTCTCGTTCGCTCCGCTCACGAGCTGCGACTCACAGGTTCAAACCGTCCGGATAGACGTTTCACTGCTCACATGGTTCGCAGGAAAAGTCCGCTCTCCCCGATTTGAACGGGGGACCAGCCGATCTACAGTCGGCTGCTCTACCAGGCTGAGCTAAGAGCGGATACAATACAACGTAGGTCGATTGTCCGACTTAAGAATTATTATTCGAAACCGCCAGCGGGACGCCGGACGGCTGACGGGCGTCAGACTGGTAGGAAAATTAATATGGTTGGGAGACAAGCCGTAAGACGACAGCTGAGATGAGTAAAATTACGTTTCGGGCCGACGATGATCTCGTGAGACGCCTCGAGGAGTTCGACTCCTCGAAGAGCGAGGTCATGCGCGAGGCACTGCGCCAGTACCTCGACGCCGCGGACCCGACGCCAACCAAAAAGCCGGCAGCCGAGACGAGCCTCGACGACCTGGTCGCGGCACGCGTCGACGCGCTCATCGACGAGCGCCTGGATGCCCTCATCGACGAACATCTTCGGTCGCGCGCGGGGAGCGGCCAGGACGTGAACGTGAACATCACCCTCGACGGAGATGGAGTGCGCGCGCGCCAGACGCCGCGTAAGACATCCGAGCCGGAGCCACTCGACGCGACGGACAATGCCTGTGTCCAATGCGGCGAATCGCTGGACGGAGACCACGTGTACTGCCCGAACTGCGGTGAGAAAGCAACCCACCGCGTGTTCTGTGAGTGTGGCGACGAGGTCCGGTCGGACTGGGCGTTCTGCCCGAGCTGCGGCCGTCGGACCCCGGCAGCCGACGTGTTGGACCGCTCGTAACCGAGTTACGGCGACGATTTTGCGCGATTGTCTTACAATCGCCACAACATTTATAACCCTTCAATTAGTGCATACTTCTGCGTAAGACGGTTGTCTTACACACCAGCAATTTGGGGGTGGCGCGGTGCGGCCTCATGCGGTTTTGGTGTGTAAGACAGGTGTGCGGGGGACCCGCATGCTTCCATCTTACAAGGGGATATACCATGGAGCGTGTGACACTACGGATTCCAAAGCAGCAGATCGAGGAGGTCGAGAGAATGGTCGAGACGGGAGAATTCCCGAACCGAAGCGAGGCCATTCGCTCCGCCGTCCGCGAGATGCTCAACGAACAGACAGAGGGTCGTGAACCGACGACCAAGAAGCGCAACTGGGCGAGGGTCTAACTAATGCAAGACATCGTTCAATCCGCGCTCGAGAACTCTGAAGCAGAACAGCAAAAGCGAAACGACGCAGCTTCGACCAACGACGAATTCGGCGACCCACGCATCGTCATCGTTGGTGCTGGTGGTGCCGGTAACAACACCATCAACCGCCTGTACAACATCGGCGTCGAAGGCGCAGACACGATCGCCATCAACACCGACAAGCAGCACCTCAAGATGATCGAGGCGGACACCAAGATTCTCGTCGGCAAATCGCTGACGCAGGGGCTTGGTGCCGGTGGCGACCCGTCGATGGGCGAACGCGCAACCGAGATGGCTCAGGGGACCATCAAGGAAGTGCTCGGCGAGGCAGACCTCGTCTTCGTCACGGCAGGCATGGGTGGCGGTACCGGGACCGGTGCCGCACCTGTGGTCGCCAAAATCGCCAAAGAGCAAGGCGCAATCGTCGTCGGCATGGTCTCGACACCGTTCAACGTCGAGCGTGCCCGCACGGTGAAGGCAGAGGAAGGACTGGAGAAACTCCGCAACGCCGCGGACTCCATCATCGTCCTCGACAACAACCGTCTGCTCGACTACGTCCCGAACCTCCCAATCGGCAAGGCGTTCTCGGTCATGGACCAGATCATCGCCGAAACCGTGAAGGGTATCTCGGAGACGATTACCCAGCCGTCGCTCATCAACCTGGACTACGCCGACATGACCGCCATCATGAATCAGGGTGGCGTCGCCGTCATGCTCGTCGGCGAGACACAGGACAAGAACAAGACCGAAGAAGTGGTTCGCGACGCGATGAACCACCCACTGCTGGACGTTGACTACCGCGGTGCATCCGGTGGGCTCGTCCACATCACCGGCGGCCCAGACCTTACCCTGAAAGAGGCAGAGGGCATCGCCCAGAACATCACCGAGCGCCTCGACGCCTCGGCGAACGTCATCTGGGGCGCCCGCATCCAGGAGGAGTACAAGGGCAAAGTCCGCGTCATGGCCATCATGACCGGCGTCCAGAGCGCCCAGATTCTCGGGCCATCGACCCAGAAGCAGGCCAACCGCTCGCGTGCAAAGCTGAACGAAGGCAACAACGGTAGCACCAACGACAACGACGACGGCATCAAAACCTTCGGCGCACAGTCCGACGGCGGCCAGAACGAACTCGAGAACAACAACGGTCTCGACGTCATCCGGTAGACGTCGCTCCCAGACCTCATTCCAAGAACTACGGTTTCTTTTTTCGCTTTTTTTCGCCCGTGAGGGCTCCTCGTGCGAAGCGTTTACCGGACTCCGATGAGATGCTTCGTTCAATGACCGACGACGGGACGATTTCGACGTACGATTCGCGGGTCACAGAGTACACGGAGCGAAACCACGACCGCTCGGTAATCGAAGCCGAAGTCCGTGAATTTCTGCGACACGTCGAACGTAAGACACCGCGTGAGACGGCCCGCATCGCCGACGTCGGCTGTGGCCCCGGCTTCGAATCCACGACGTTCGCCGCGGCCGGTCACGACATGGTCGGCGTCGATTTGACCCCCGACTTCCTCCACGCTGCCCGCGCCGACGTGCCCAATGCCGAATTCACCCGAATGGACATGCGCACCCTCGGG
This sequence is a window from Haladaptatus sp. QDMS2. Protein-coding genes within it:
- a CDS encoding S8 family serine peptidase, with translation MVDTSRRRFLKASGLLVGGIAASPTASATESTDRFIVESKNLRDADFEDAALTVVHPLDALDYTVVSGTESAVADLGVKYEPDLVYELDLPVTATEAADEPGYPLQWDKQVQDIPAVHDVTRGEGTRVAVIDSGVSASHPDLQHAVNVDLSRNFTGDGYGAGRAVGGGHGTHVAGIIAANDQNDVGVTGSAPATEIVDCRVFSTGPSASFADILAALVYAGEIGCDAANMSLGAYPVSRQANGEFYGKVLNNTTSYVSNQLGTLIVASAGNDAADLQHDGSVISLPNEAANIMSISATGPIGYMWGEEGLREEFVSPAFYTNYGTNAVDLGAPGGDADTDAIDTGVPWFYDLVYNTYTVPTYDEASNSFTFENTYSWLAGTSMAAPQVAAAAALVKSVNQDYSATQVRDTLEDTASVPEGQDKAYYGAGFLDPLAAVLN
- a CDS encoding PadR family transcriptional regulator; the encoded protein is MYDLTGFQRDLLYVIAGKEEPHGLAIKEELETYYEKEIHHGRLYPNLDTLVDKGLVEKGELDRRTNFYTLTRRGRREIEARKDWEKKYLDNVLNAATA
- a CDS encoding ribbon-helix-helix domain-containing protein; translated protein: MERVTLRIPKQQIEEVERMVETGEFPNRSEAIRSAVREMLNEQTEGREPTTKKRNWARV
- a CDS encoding zinc ribbon domain-containing protein; amino-acid sequence: MSKITFRADDDLVRRLEEFDSSKSEVMREALRQYLDAADPTPTKKPAAETSLDDLVAARVDALIDERLDALIDEHLRSRAGSGQDVNVNITLDGDGVRARQTPRKTSEPEPLDATDNACVQCGESLDGDHVYCPNCGEKATHRVFCECGDEVRSDWAFCPSCGRRTPAADVLDRS
- the ftsZ gene encoding cell division protein FtsZ, with protein sequence MQDIVQSALENSEAEQQKRNDAASTNDEFGDPRIVIVGAGGAGNNTINRLYNIGVEGADTIAINTDKQHLKMIEADTKILVGKSLTQGLGAGGDPSMGERATEMAQGTIKEVLGEADLVFVTAGMGGGTGTGAAPVVAKIAKEQGAIVVGMVSTPFNVERARTVKAEEGLEKLRNAADSIIVLDNNRLLDYVPNLPIGKAFSVMDQIIAETVKGISETITQPSLINLDYADMTAIMNQGGVAVMLVGETQDKNKTEEVVRDAMNHPLLDVDYRGASGGLVHITGGPDLTLKEAEGIAQNITERLDASANVIWGARIQEEYKGKVRVMAIMTGVQSAQILGPSTQKQANRSRAKLNEGNNGSTNDNDDGIKTFGAQSDGGQNELENNNGLDVIR
- a CDS encoding trans-aconitate 2-methyltransferase, coding for MTDDGTISTYDSRVTEYTERNHDRSVIEAEVREFLRHVERKTPRETARIADVGCGPGFESTTFAAAGHDMVGVDLTPDFLHAARADVPNAEFTRMDMRTLGLASDSLDGLWACAPSSTFPAKTHPRRWPNFGVSYVRAACSTSR
- a CDS encoding AAA family ATPase produces the protein MVEAFAVASRKGGTGKTTSTLALGMALAAEYDVTVVDADTGVANLLFHAGLADVETTLHDVLLSDDPAPVEATVYERFGMKVVPCGMNFADFEAADPNRPKHVVAQLAADTDVLLLDSPTALDSKSAVLPIVLANPIIDVLELTIPALSEALKVQEYARLYGTGTAGVLFNKVRDEVGIDRIADQAERYFDGPTLATVPASESGRTARTRRFGGSRPSLLQQIILSENGLTCTTSRERTSST